Proteins encoded in a region of the Apilactobacillus apisilvae genome:
- the rpmD gene encoding 50S ribosomal protein L30, which yields MAQLKITLTHSANHRLPKQRKIVKALGLGRINSTVVKPDNEATRGALFHIAHLVKVEQVD from the coding sequence ATGGCTCAATTAAAGATTACTTTAACTCATAGTGCAAATCACCGTCTCCCCAAACAACGTAAAATTGTTAAGGCACTAGGATTAGGTCGTATTAATAGTACCGTTGTTAAGCCTGATAACGAAGCAACTCGTGGAGCTCTATTCCATATTGCACACTTAGTTAAAGTTGAACAAGTTGATTAA
- the rpsE gene encoding 30S ribosomal protein S5: MAEFIDPNKLELEDTVVSINRITKVVKGGRRLRFAALVVVGDKNGHVGFGTGKAQEVPDAIRKAVDDGRKNLITVSRVGTTIPHEIIGTFGGGKIMLKPAEEGSGVAAGGAVRSVMELAGIDDVTSKRLGSDTPINAIRATFAGLKALKSAEKVATLRGVSAQHLAE, encoded by the coding sequence ATGGCAGAATTTATTGATCCAAATAAATTAGAACTTGAAGATACTGTTGTTTCTATTAACCGTATCACTAAGGTAGTTAAAGGTGGACGTCGTCTACGTTTTGCAGCTTTAGTTGTTGTTGGTGATAAAAACGGACATGTTGGATTCGGAACTGGTAAAGCCCAAGAAGTTCCTGATGCAATTCGTAAGGCTGTTGATGATGGCCGTAAGAACTTAATTACTGTTTCAAGAGTTGGTACAACTATTCCTCATGAAATTATCGGTACTTTTGGTGGCGGTAAGATCATGTTAAAACCTGCTGAAGAAGGTTCTGGTGTCGCTGCTGGTGGTGCCGTTCGTTCAGTTATGGAATTAGCTGGTATCGACGATGTTACAAGTAAACGTTTAGGTTCAGATACTCCAATTAATGCTATTCGCGCAACTTTTGCCGGATTAAAAGCATTAAAGAGTGCAGAAAAAGTTGCTACACTACGTGGCGTTTCTGCTCAACATTTAGCAGAATAA
- the rplR gene encoding 50S ribosomal protein L18, translating into MINKPDKNKTRQRRHLRVRNKISGTAVCPRLNVYRSNKNIYAQIIDDVEGVTLASASTLDKDVSGANKTEQASSVGSLVAKRAAEKNVKNVVFDRGGYLYHGRVQALADAARENGLEF; encoded by the coding sequence TTGATTAACAAACCAGATAAGAACAAGACACGTCAACGTCGTCACTTACGTGTCCGTAATAAGATCTCTGGTACTGCTGTGTGCCCACGTTTGAATGTTTATCGTTCTAACAAAAACATCTACGCTCAAATTATTGATGATGTAGAGGGTGTTACGCTTGCTAGTGCCTCAACTCTAGATAAAGACGTTAGTGGTGCAAATAAAACAGAACAAGCAAGTTCTGTTGGCTCATTAGTTGCCAAACGCGCTGCTGAAAAAAATGTTAAAAATGTTGTTTTCGATCGTGGCGGTTACTTATACCACGGACGTGTTCAAGCATTAGCTGATGCTGCACGTGAAAACGGATTAGAATTTTAA
- the rplF gene encoding 50S ribosomal protein L6, with amino-acid sequence MSRIGYRKVVLPESVELTTDGNNVTVKGEKGSLTREFSPNIKMNVNDNIVTFEPAVRYDNKTRAMHGTMRANLNNMVEGVTNGFTKTLKLVGVGYRAQAKGSVLEVNVGYSNPVEININDDLKVETPDSLTINISGINKEHVGDFAARVRAVRSPEPYKGKGIRYENEVVRRKEGKTGK; translated from the coding sequence ATGAGTCGTATTGGTTATAGAAAAGTTGTTTTACCAGAAAGTGTTGAATTAACTACTGATGGTAACAATGTAACTGTAAAAGGTGAAAAAGGTTCATTAACTCGTGAATTTTCACCAAACATTAAAATGAATGTTAACGATAATATCGTTACTTTTGAACCAGCTGTTAGATACGATAATAAGACCCGTGCTATGCATGGTACTATGCGTGCTAACTTAAACAACATGGTTGAAGGTGTAACTAACGGTTTTACAAAGACACTTAAATTAGTCGGTGTTGGTTACCGTGCCCAAGCTAAGGGTTCAGTATTAGAAGTAAATGTTGGTTATTCAAATCCTGTTGAAATTAATATTAATGATGACTTAAAGGTTGAAACTCCTGATAGCTTAACTATTAATATTAGTGGTATTAACAAAGAACATGTAGGAGACTTTGCTGCTCGCGTTCGTGCCGTACGTTCACCAGAACCTTATAAAGGTAAAGGTATCCGTTATGAAAACGAAGTTGTTCGTCGTAAGGAAGGTAAGACTGGTAAATAA
- the rpsH gene encoding 30S ribosomal protein S8 produces MSMTDPIADFLTRIRNANMVRHESVEVPASKIKKSIAEILKREGFIRDVEYMDDDKQGVIRVFLKYGKNDEHVISGLKRISRPGLRSYVKSDSIPKVLNGLGVAIISTSEGVVTDKEARAKKIGGEVLAYIW; encoded by the coding sequence ATGTCCATGACAGATCCAATCGCTGACTTTTTAACAAGAATTCGTAACGCTAACATGGTTCGTCACGAATCTGTTGAAGTTCCAGCTTCAAAAATTAAAAAAAGCATTGCTGAAATTTTAAAACGTGAAGGTTTTATTCGCGATGTTGAATATATGGATGATGACAAGCAAGGTGTTATCCGTGTATTTCTTAAATATGGTAAAAATGATGAACACGTTATTTCTGGCTTGAAACGTATTTCAAGACCAGGTTTACGTTCATATGTAAAATCTGATTCAATTCCTAAGGTATTAAATGGTTTAGGTGTTGCAATTATCTCAACTTCTGAAGGTGTTGTTACCGATAAAGAAGCTCGTGCTAAAAAAATTGGTGGAGAAGTATTAGCTTACATTTGGTAA
- a CDS encoding type Z 30S ribosomal protein S14 → MARKALIVKSERPAKFSTRNYTRCERCGRPHSVYKKFHLCRLCIRDLAHKGQIPGMKKASW, encoded by the coding sequence ATGGCTAGAAAAGCACTTATTGTAAAGAGTGAACGTCCTGCTAAGTTTTCAACTAGAAATTACACTCGTTGTGAACGCTGTGGAAGACCTCATTCAGTTTACAAGAAATTTCATTTATGCCGTCTCTGCATCAGAGATCTTGCCCACAAAGGTCAAATCCCTGGTATGAAGAAGGCAAGTTGGTAA
- the rplE gene encoding 50S ribosomal protein L5 → MSNRLQDKYKDEISKSLIEKFNYSSMMQAPKLDKIVLNMGVGDAVTNAKNLDEAVSELTQISGQKPLVTKAKKSIAGFRLREGMSIGAKVTLRGERMYDFLDKLVNVSLPRVRDFHGVNKRSFDGRGNYTLGVREQLIFPEINYDNVNRVRGLDIVIVTTANTDEESKELLTQFGMPFAK, encoded by the coding sequence ATGTCAAACCGTTTACAAGACAAATATAAAGATGAAATTTCAAAATCATTGATCGAAAAGTTTAACTATTCATCAATGATGCAAGCACCTAAGCTTGACAAAATCGTTCTAAATATGGGTGTTGGTGATGCCGTTACTAATGCTAAAAACTTAGACGAAGCTGTTTCAGAATTAACTCAAATTTCTGGACAAAAGCCATTAGTAACTAAGGCTAAAAAATCAATTGCTGGTTTCCGTTTACGTGAAGGTATGTCAATTGGTGCCAAGGTTACATTACGTGGCGAACGTATGTATGATTTCTTAGATAAATTAGTTAACGTTTCATTACCTCGTGTTCGTGATTTCCATGGTGTTAACAAACGTTCATTTGATGGTCGTGGTAACTACACATTAGGTGTACGTGAACAACTAATTTTCCCTGAAATTAATTATGATAATGTTAACCGCGTTCGTGGTTTAGATATCGTTATTGTAACTACTGCAAATACTGATGAAGAATCAAAAGAATTGTTAACTCAATTCGGTATGCCATTTGCAAAATAA
- the rplX gene encoding 50S ribosomal protein L24, producing MFIKTGDKVRVISGKDKGKEGTVTKTISSQDRVIVEGINIVKKHQKASQSNPQGGINDVEAPIHVSNVMLIDPSNNEPTKVGFKIENGKKVRISKKTNKSID from the coding sequence ATGTTTATTAAAACTGGTGACAAAGTTCGCGTAATTAGTGGTAAAGATAAGGGTAAAGAAGGAACCGTTACTAAAACTATCTCATCACAAGATCGCGTAATTGTTGAAGGCATTAATATTGTAAAGAAACATCAAAAAGCTTCTCAATCAAATCCACAAGGTGGAATTAATGATGTTGAAGCTCCTATCCATGTTTCAAATGTAATGTTAATTGACCCATCAAACAATGAACCAACAAAGGTTGGTTTCAAAATTGAAAATGGTAAGAAAGTTCGTATTTCCAAAAAAACTAACAAATCAATCGATTAA
- the rplN gene encoding 50S ribosomal protein L14 yields MIQQESRLKVADNSGAREILTIKVLGGSSRRYAGIGDIVVATVKQATPGGVVKKGDVVKAVIVRTKAVSRRSDGSYIRFDENAAVLVQDDKSPKGTRIFGPVARELRDNKFMKIVSLAPEVL; encoded by the coding sequence ATGATTCAACAAGAAAGTCGTTTGAAAGTTGCTGATAACTCAGGTGCGCGTGAAATCTTAACTATTAAGGTTTTAGGTGGATCAAGCAGAAGATATGCAGGTATCGGTGATATAGTTGTTGCTACTGTAAAACAAGCAACACCAGGTGGCGTTGTCAAAAAAGGTGACGTTGTTAAAGCTGTTATTGTTAGAACTAAGGCTGTTTCACGTCGTTCAGATGGTTCATACATCCGTTTCGATGAAAACGCTGCTGTGTTAGTTCAAGACGATAAAAGTCCAAAAGGAACACGTATTTTTGGACCTGTTGCACGTGAATTACGTGATAACAAATTCATGAAAATTGTTTCCTTAGCGCCTGAAGTACTTTAA
- the rpsQ gene encoding 30S ribosomal protein S17, producing MLMERNMRKVYRGRVVSDKMDKTIAVVVETYKTHPTYGKRVKYSKKYKAHDENNEAKNGDIVEIMETRPLSATKHFRLVNIVKKDVTI from the coding sequence ATGTTAATGGAACGTAATATGCGTAAGGTCTACAGAGGCCGTGTTGTTTCAGACAAGATGGACAAGACAATTGCTGTTGTTGTTGAAACTTATAAAACACATCCTACTTACGGAAAACGTGTTAAGTACTCAAAGAAGTACAAAGCTCATGATGAAAACAATGAAGCAAAAAATGGCGATATCGTTGAAATTATGGAAACACGACCATTGTCAGCTACAAAACATTTCCGTTTAGTTAATATCGTTAAAAAAGATGTAACTATCTAA
- the rpmC gene encoding 50S ribosomal protein L29, producing the protein MKAKEINELTTAQMHEKEQSYKEELFNLRFQLATGQLENTARLKKVRKNIARIKTALRQQELNK; encoded by the coding sequence ATGAAGGCTAAAGAAATTAATGAACTAACCACTGCTCAAATGCATGAAAAAGAACAAAGTTATAAAGAAGAATTATTCAACCTTCGTTTTCAATTAGCTACTGGTCAATTGGAAAATACTGCAAGATTGAAGAAAGTTCGTAAGAACATTGCACGTATCAAAACTGCATTGCGTCAACAAGAACTAAACAAATAG
- the rplP gene encoding 50S ribosomal protein L16, which yields MLVPKRVKFRREHRGKLRGHSKGGNTVAFGSYGLQALDSHWITNRQIEACRIAITRYMKRGGKVWIKIFPHKSYTEKGVGVRMGNGKGSPAGWVAPVKRGKILFEIGEVSDEVAKEALRLASTKLPVRTKIIKREEVGGESNEG from the coding sequence ATGCTAGTACCAAAACGTGTTAAGTTCCGTCGTGAACACCGTGGTAAACTACGTGGACATTCAAAAGGTGGAAACACAGTAGCCTTTGGTAGTTACGGTTTACAAGCGCTTGATTCACATTGGATCACTAATCGTCAAATCGAAGCTTGTCGTATTGCTATTACAAGATACATGAAGCGTGGTGGGAAAGTTTGGATTAAAATTTTCCCTCATAAATCATACACTGAAAAAGGTGTAGGGGTTCGTATGGGTAACGGAAAAGGTTCTCCTGCTGGTTGGGTTGCTCCAGTTAAGCGTGGAAAAATCCTATTTGAAATTGGAGAAGTTTCTGATGAAGTTGCTAAAGAAGCTTTGCGTTTAGCTTCTACTAAACTTCCTGTTCGAACAAAGATTATTAAACGTGAGGAAGTAGGTGGCGAATCAAATGAAGGCTAA
- the rpsC gene encoding 30S ribosomal protein S3, with protein sequence MGQKINPTGLRVGIIRDWDAKWYAERADFATDLNEDLKIREYISKRLADASVSRVVIERAAKRVNISIHTAKPGMVIGKGGSEVENLRKELNTLTGKRVHINIIEIKKPDLDAKLVGENIARQLEGRVAFRRAMRQGMQRASRSGAKGVKTQVSGRLNGADMSRVESYAEGTVPLHTLRADIDYSWEEAHTTYGSIGVKTWIYRGEILPELANDKKDNKGGK encoded by the coding sequence GTGGGTCAAAAAATAAATCCTACCGGATTACGTGTCGGAATTATTCGTGATTGGGACGCAAAATGGTATGCTGAAAGAGCAGACTTTGCTACTGATTTAAATGAAGACTTGAAAATCCGTGAATATATTAGTAAGAGACTTGCTGATGCTTCCGTATCAAGAGTTGTAATTGAACGTGCTGCAAAACGTGTAAATATTTCAATTCATACTGCTAAACCAGGAATGGTTATCGGTAAAGGTGGATCAGAAGTAGAAAATCTTCGTAAAGAATTGAACACTTTAACAGGTAAACGTGTTCATATTAACATTATTGAAATTAAGAAACCTGATTTAGATGCTAAGTTAGTTGGTGAAAACATTGCCCGTCAACTAGAAGGCCGTGTAGCTTTCCGTCGTGCAATGCGCCAAGGTATGCAACGTGCAAGTAGATCTGGTGCTAAGGGTGTTAAAACTCAAGTTTCTGGTCGTCTAAATGGTGCCGATATGTCACGTGTTGAATCATATGCTGAAGGTACTGTTCCATTGCATACATTAAGAGCAGACATTGACTATTCATGGGAAGAAGCTCACACTACTTATGGTTCAATTGGTGTAAAAACTTGGATTTATCGTGGAGAAATTCTACCAGAATTAGCTAATGATAAGAAAGATAATAAAGGAGGGAAATAA
- the rplV gene encoding 50S ribosomal protein L22 codes for MAEQVTSAQATARTVRIAARKVRLVVDLIRGKSVSEAAAILKFTPRSASPVVSKVLMSAVANAENNFDLDREDLVVSEVFVNEGPTLKRFRPRAKGSASPINKRTSHITVVVSEK; via the coding sequence ATGGCTGAACAAGTTACATCAGCACAAGCTACTGCTAGAACTGTTCGTATTGCCGCTCGTAAGGTTCGCCTTGTAGTTGATCTTATTAGAGGTAAAAGCGTTTCAGAAGCCGCTGCAATTTTGAAGTTCACTCCAAGAAGTGCTTCACCAGTTGTTTCTAAAGTTTTGATGTCAGCTGTAGCAAATGCAGAAAATAATTTTGATTTAGATCGTGAAGACTTGGTAGTAAGCGAAGTTTTTGTTAACGAAGGACCAACTTTAAAACGTTTCCGTCCTCGTGCTAAAGGTTCTGCTTCTCCAATTAATAAACGTACTAGTCATATAACTGTAGTAGTTTCAGAAAAATAA
- the rpsS gene encoding 30S ribosomal protein S19, whose translation MGRSLKKGPFADKHLLKKIDAQKDQEKKDVIKTWSRRSTIFPSFIGYTIAVYDGRKNVPVYVQEDMVGHKLGEFVPTRTFHGHGNGDDKKTV comes from the coding sequence ATGGGTCGTAGTTTGAAAAAGGGACCTTTTGCCGATAAGCATCTTTTAAAGAAAATCGATGCTCAAAAAGACCAAGAAAAGAAAGACGTAATCAAAACATGGTCACGTCGTTCAACAATTTTCCCTAGTTTTATTGGTTATACTATCGCTGTATATGATGGAAGAAAGAATGTTCCAGTATATGTACAAGAAGATATGGTAGGCCATAAGTTAGGTGAATTTGTACCAACACGTACTTTCCATGGACATGGAAATGGCGATGACAAGAAAACTGTCTAA
- the rplB gene encoding 50S ribosomal protein L2 — translation MAIKTYKATTNGRRNMTSLDYGVITTSNPEKSLLAAKSHTAGRNNYGHMTVRHRGGGNKNQYRIIDFKRNHDDIDGTVKTIEYDPNRTANIALVVYSDGIKTYILAPKGLKVGDKVQSGENADIKVGNSLPLNNIPVGTTIHNIELKPGKGGQLVRSAGTSAQLLGKEGKYALVRLASGEVRMILSVNRATIGSMGNEEHSLVNVGKAGRNRYKGQRPHVRGSVMNPNDHPHGGGEGKAPVGYPSPLSPWHKKTNGKKTRKRKARSNKFIVRRRKGSKM, via the coding sequence GTGGCTATTAAAACATATAAAGCAACCACCAATGGTCGTCGTAATATGACTAGCCTTGATTATGGTGTTATTACTACATCAAATCCAGAAAAGTCATTATTAGCTGCTAAGTCACATACTGCAGGTCGTAACAATTATGGCCATATGACTGTTCGTCATCGTGGTGGTGGTAATAAAAATCAATACCGTATTATTGATTTTAAACGTAACCATGATGATATTGATGGTACTGTAAAGACCATTGAATATGACCCAAACCGTACTGCTAATATCGCATTAGTTGTATATTCTGATGGTATTAAGACATACATTCTTGCACCTAAAGGATTAAAGGTTGGCGATAAAGTTCAATCTGGAGAAAATGCTGATATTAAAGTTGGTAACTCTTTACCACTTAACAACATTCCAGTTGGTACAACAATTCATAATATTGAATTAAAACCTGGTAAGGGTGGACAATTAGTTCGTTCTGCTGGTACTTCAGCTCAATTATTAGGTAAGGAAGGAAAATACGCATTAGTTAGATTAGCTTCTGGCGAAGTTCGTATGATTCTTTCAGTTAACCGTGCAACCATCGGAAGTATGGGTAACGAAGAACATTCATTAGTAAATGTTGGTAAAGCTGGTCGTAACCGTTACAAGGGACAACGTCCACATGTTCGTGGTTCTGTAATGAACCCTAACGATCATCCTCATGGTGGTGGTGAAGGTAAAGCTCCAGTTGGTTACCCATCACCATTATCACCATGGCATAAGAAAACTAATGGTAAGAAGACTCGTAAGAGAAAAGCTCGTTCAAACAAGTTTATCGTACGTCGTCGTAAGGGATCAAAAATGTAA
- the rplW gene encoding 50S ribosomal protein L23: MEARDIILRPVITEQSTAMMDDKKYTFDVDLRATKTQVKNAVQDIFDVKVLNVNIMNLKGKLKRQGRYEGYTKKRRKAIVTLSSDSKEIKLFSDK, from the coding sequence ATGGAAGCACGTGATATTATTCTACGTCCCGTAATTACTGAACAATCAACAGCAATGATGGACGATAAAAAATACACTTTTGATGTTGACTTACGAGCAACTAAAACACAAGTGAAAAATGCTGTTCAAGACATCTTTGATGTTAAGGTATTAAATGTTAATATTATGAATCTTAAAGGTAAATTGAAACGCCAAGGTCGTTACGAAGGTTACACTAAGAAACGTCGTAAAGCTATCGTTACCTTATCAAGTGATTCAAAAGAAATTAAATTATTTAGCGATAAATAA
- the rplD gene encoding 50S ribosomal protein L4 — protein sequence MTSVALYKKDGSKNGNVDLNDDIFAIEQNDSVVFDVVTMQRASLRQGTHAVKNRHAVSGGGKKPWRQKGTGRARQGSIRSPQFRGGGIVFGPTPRSYGYHLPKKVNRLAIKSVLSEKVANDNFVVVDSLDFDAPKTKEFSESLNKLNASAKTLVVLEEDNKNAALSARNISNVEVISAKSLNTLSVVNSGKVVITKAALSQVEEVLA from the coding sequence ATGACAAGCGTAGCATTATACAAAAAAGATGGTAGTAAAAATGGTAACGTTGATTTAAACGATGACATTTTTGCTATTGAACAAAATGACAGTGTTGTATTTGACGTTGTAACTATGCAAAGAGCATCTTTACGTCAAGGAACACATGCTGTAAAAAATAGACATGCCGTTAGTGGTGGTGGTAAAAAGCCATGGCGTCAAAAGGGTACTGGACGTGCTCGTCAAGGTTCAATCCGTTCACCACAATTTCGTGGAGGTGGAATCGTCTTCGGACCTACTCCACGTTCATACGGTTACCATTTACCTAAAAAGGTTAATCGTTTAGCTATTAAATCTGTTTTATCAGAAAAAGTTGCTAATGATAACTTTGTAGTGGTAGATTCATTAGATTTTGATGCTCCTAAAACTAAGGAATTTTCAGAATCATTAAATAAATTAAACGCTTCAGCTAAGACATTAGTAGTTTTGGAAGAAGACAATAAGAATGCTGCTTTATCAGCTCGTAACATTAGCAACGTTGAAGTTATTAGTGCTAAGAGTTTAAACACTTTAAGTGTTGTTAACAGTGGCAAAGTTGTCATCACAAAGGCTGCTCTTTCTCAAGTAGAGGAGGTGCTCGCATAA
- the rplC gene encoding 50S ribosomal protein L3: MTKKGILGKKVGMTQVFTENGELIPVTAVDVTPNVVLQTKTTETDGYNAIQLGYADKRDVLSNKPEKGHVAKANTNPKRFIKEIRNVELSDYNVSDEVKADIFEAGDIVDVTGITKGHGYQGNIHKDGQARGPETHGSRYHRRPGSLGVIINRVTKGMELPGRMGNNQVTIQNLEVVKADVDNNVILIKGNVPGANKSFLTIKSAARGSQK; this comes from the coding sequence ATGACCAAAAAAGGAATCTTAGGTAAAAAAGTCGGAATGACTCAAGTTTTCACTGAAAATGGTGAATTAATTCCAGTTACTGCTGTTGATGTAACTCCAAACGTTGTGTTACAAACAAAGACAACTGAAACTGATGGATACAATGCTATTCAACTTGGTTATGCTGACAAACGTGATGTTTTAAGTAACAAACCAGAAAAGGGTCATGTAGCAAAAGCAAATACAAATCCTAAGCGCTTCATTAAAGAAATCAGAAATGTTGAGCTTAGCGATTACAATGTATCAGATGAAGTTAAGGCAGACATTTTTGAAGCCGGTGACATCGTAGATGTAACAGGAATTACAAAAGGTCATGGTTACCAAGGTAACATTCATAAAGATGGTCAAGCTAGAGGACCAGAAACTCACGGTTCTAGATATCACCGTCGTCCAGGTTCACTTGGTGTTATTATTAACCGTGTTACAAAAGGTATGGAATTACCTGGTAGAATGGGTAATAACCAAGTTACTATTCAAAATCTAGAAGTTGTAAAGGCTGATGTTGACAACAACGTAATCTTAATCAAAGGTAACGTTCCTGGTGCTAACAAATCATTCTTAACAATTAAATCTGCAGCTCGCGGATCACAAAAATAA
- the rpsJ gene encoding 30S ribosomal protein S10, which translates to MAKQKIRIRLKAYEHRTLDQSAEKIVATAQRTGANISGPIPLPTDRTVYTVLASPHKFKKSREQFEMLTHKRLIDILNPTPKTVDSLMKLDLPSGVDIEIKL; encoded by the coding sequence ATGGCAAAACAAAAAATTCGTATTCGTTTAAAGGCATATGAACACCGTACTTTAGACCAATCAGCTGAAAAGATTGTGGCTACTGCGCAAAGAACTGGTGCCAACATTTCTGGTCCAATTCCATTGCCAACAGATAGAACTGTTTATACTGTTCTAGCTTCACCACATAAATTTAAGAAGTCACGTGAACAATTTGAAATGTTAACTCACAAACGTTTAATTGACATCTTAAACCCAACACCAAAAACTGTTGATTCATTAATGAAACTTGATTTACCAAGTGGTGTTGATATCGAAATCAAACTATAA